Below is a genomic region from Henckelia pumila isolate YLH828 chromosome 3, ASM3356847v2, whole genome shotgun sequence.
TATTTTTAGATCCAATTCACGAGTCTATAAATTGCgggtcaaaaaaaataatacaaagcTAGCAGCTAAGGATGAAACAACATACATTACGAAGCAGTGACAGATTATAGGCCATCAGATGAAAGCCCTGCACAAATTAAATTCGCAattcaatttattttatcaCCTGCACAAATAGCAGAACTTTTTCCACAGAACAATGCCTAATTCATTTTAGCTTACAACAGAAACATACTACATATATACAAATAAATGTACATtgctcaaaaaataataataaatctatACGTAAAGTGAGCAAGTGTGGGAACATAGAAGAAGATAATGATTCTGCCCACATTTTTTACAGAATACCAATTCTTCCTTGCACTAATCCAGAAAATTGTAAAACCTCCCTGTAGAGAATGAGAGCCCAAAACAACAGCTAAACAAAAAACTGAGACCAGAACCCTAACCACCCGCGCCCTGATCCTTCCGGCAACCATCGACGCCGCTCTCATCCAATATGGAACTTGTAAAGTAAGCATCATCTAAAAATTGATTACCTTGAATAAAATCGTGATCGCTCTTTCGGATGCTTTTCTTCTCCTCTCCTCTCCTCTCCGCGTCGCTTTATAAATCCTTCGCTCTTTGGTTCGTCTCCTTTTGGATGAAAGACAATTTATACGAGAAGGCCTATCGGATGAAATCTATGTTATTGTTAATTGTACGTGATTAATAATTAGAATTCGTTTATATATGTGTTTGACTAATTATTTAATCTAATATAATcaatatattcaaattttaaatattatattattattataaaatatttatatcatttGGTACAAAACTAAGCTCAGCTGCAGAAATATTATATTCGATATATTTCGTcatcaatttgttttttttttcaattatattCGATATcttcaaatattatttaaaaaaattaaaatcatatattattttatcaattaaaattttaaaaaataaattaatatttttttaaaatataaattatagtatttactataaaaaaaaatttaattataattttaaacatgttaaaaatatttgcattaAATTAAGACGACGACGACgacaataacaataataatctCTTTACGAACAATCAATATATCGTAAATTCACGATGAAGCTCTACACTAACAAATTGAAAAACATAATATCATATACAAATGCATGTTAAAAGATATTTAATAATTTGGAGAATAATGAgaacaaaaaatataaatgtaacataaaaaaaagcataaccaaaattaaataaaatgatataatACAACTTAAATGTAGTGTATGTCTTTCGAAGACAtcataatcaaatttgaattttaagaaagaaattaaaaaatttcacgTTTTCTGTTACTTGtttatttgttatttattttaaatatataggaataatataaaatttaaagatgcctgaaataaataaaataatataatcaaccatttaaatttaatttatgttttCAAATAACGTTGTAtcaaaatttgatttaatttttttaaaaaaaaaacttcttattttttttaattatgtatttatttgttatttgttttaaatatatagaaataatataaaatttaaagatatctgaaataaataaaataatataatcaatCATTTAAATGTAATTTATGTTTTCAAATAACTTGGTAtcgaaatttgatttaatttttatacgaGAAGGCCTATCGGATGAAATCTATGTTATTGTTATTGTACgtgattaataattattataatgaatatattcaaaatttaaatattatattattaattctaaaaaagatatattatattattataaaaatatttatatcatttGATATAAAGTTAAGCTTTGCTGCAGAAATATTATATTCGATATCTTTCGTcatcaatttgttttttttcaattatattCGATATCTTCAAATATTGTACCCTAAAGTTCAGATTTGGCATACCTCGGACAGCATCATATTTacacaaattcttcaatgtcTTGAAGTTTGCATGTCCCAACTTTTGATGTCATAAATCATGATCATTCTCTTTCCTGTGTTTGCAGACAATATCTTTTTCAAGTTGATATAAGTTATCCACATATCTTTTACGTGAAATAAcacatgaattatttttatcaaatactTCACAAAGattcttatcaaatttaacatagagattatcatcacaaagttggctaatgctaataagattagcgtttaatccttcaacatgtagaacATTGTGAAGATTGGGCAGTCCTTCGACATTCAAATTGTCTTTTCCAACAATCTTTCTATTTGTTCCTCCTCCATATGTCATTTTTCATTTATCCTGTTCAACATAGTCTAAGAGATACTTCTTCAACCCTGTCATGTGGCGTGAACTGCCACTGTCGAAGTACCAATGACCTGCAACATTAATattcaaggaagtataaacaacattacagttggatttagcttttggtacccaaaactttttctcaatttttttttctcctgacagtgttctggttcagtgttggcaacactaaTGGCAACACTTGCCTGGTATTCCAGTACATATAGTCATACCTGAGCTTAAAACAATAAGGCTTGATGTGACCTTGCTTgtgacagtaatgacaaacaaaccTACGCTTCTTTTCTTTGGTTCTCTGAACATGAGATTGTGCTTTTGATGGAATTGGTTTTTTCTTAGGAGTTGCACTTGGAACACTAGCAGAGTTACTGTTCTCCTTGACAAAAACAGCTTTTGACGACTCCCCTACTTCAAACTTCTTGTTCTCAAAGCCTAGACCAGCTCTGTCCCTCATCCCTCGAAGATAATCACCAAACTTTCTGGTAAGCAAGACTATGGATTCATCCCCTAAATCAAAATCATTGACATCCTGCGTCAATTCAACAAGTTCATCCTGTCAAAACACAAAAACCAGAATCACACTTAGTATCGTCAAGTGaatgtctctgacgccacttGTAAAGGTTTTGACAGTTTCGATTACCAGAAATACCAGAAATAAACTTCAGAGTAAGTGTTATCTCTCAGTGCTGTCAACACTTCAAGACatatgttacgccttaaacgcatacaaatctcgtgttatgagattaatgtttttaatgcattaacaagtctcataatattatgttttgatgattacaaaactcggttaattgttactaaccatataaagtgagattttacagattagatttattgatgattaaattcttggaagctattttgaagctatacatgtatttataaagtcttgtattgctcattgaatggatggaacattgattaagagatatgaagaaaaagacaagaagaagccaaagtatggagcaacaacttccgaaaattactagGCATTTTTTAGGCAtttaaatccaatcttcaccggtCATAATATTTATGAGGAAGTTTTACATGTAATATCCAAATtttagagcaatccaacggctagatatggagttatgattttttcacaaaagttgtgcagtacctatttctgcagaacttaaagcgaaggatgaagaatcaaattatgaaaattactggacgtgcttgagacatccaaatcaaatctccaccgatcaacatcaagatcaggatgttttcaaacttatatcaaaatttcatatcaatccaacggctagatatggagttatgatttttccacaaaggttgcacagtacctatttctgcagaacatgaagcaaatgatgaagaatcaaattcaaaaagtaACTGGGAAtgattgagacatccaaatcaaatcttcaccaatCCAATTCagatttaggatgttttacaacctctgtccaaatttcagatcaatccaacggatggattgggagatatgaatttatcacatttgttgcacagaacaagttcgaaaacatgatgaagcgacttccgaaATATACTGGGCATGATTGATttgttcaaatcaaatctccaccgttcagaatgaagatccagatgttttaaagcttcggtTTAAATTTCGGATCAAACCAacagttagattgtgagatatgatttttttacaaaatccgctcagtgctgggaaaaagtaggcagcggcgccgaacactttttgtcactccttgacttctcaacacatgctccatgcactcaaatcagattcaaatctttgccaactataaatagaggccatccaaggtcatttggagacatcccaactcatctcttctctcctttgcaagcaatttctcactatcaaagtgtttgtgtgatatatttgagagtgtttgtaaaaatagtttgtgagttggttgtgctattgttgtaaacacttgagtgtgaagccaagtgtgttgtgctatcgttgtaagcacttgagtgtgaagccaagtgtttgtgttgaggctatccttggagcccttaaggccaagagtatcgAGTTGTAACGAggtatccttggagcccttaaggccaaaagTATCGAGTACTATTTATACCTTAATTTGCACTCTAAAGAACATCGAGGTAGGATCAAGCGGTTTTTAATCCTCTTAGTATCAAACAATATTTAGGGaatgtttgcaatcactaaaaaaaaatgattgttagcttttggcttaaaaaaatcatttttatgtgtttcttaaacctagattatgtgttagcttatgcttaaattaattgaaatccaaaagctagtcatgtggtgattatgattctccaaaagtgattctaattaaaaggtcattgttaaaatctttttaatcacttatttatcaaaactaccaaactttgatttttaaattttcacatttgtttccaaacactatcaacttttgatttttcttaacttttttataatttataaattaatcacttctacaaaatcacaatctattgcaaacactccctcaAATGTTGCTAGATTTCATATCCTTTTCATTATCGATCAATAAGCAGAGCATAAGCACGGATATATTGGGATTCACTGGGGATGAAGCTACGAGAAGGAACTTGAAGTTGCTGATCAAGTCTCTCAGCAGGATGCTGTGAGACAATAAAAGAGGGGGGAAATGGCCAACTTCAATTTTTGAATCCAAAGTTATTTGCTGGGAATTACAGACTAAAGTGGTGATCATACGGGATGAACAATTTTCAAATATCATCGTATAGATTAAGTTGTAAACTTTGGataggattttattttaaataaattaaaattatattttaattgatgGATTTTAACTTTGAAGGCTGAAGCTAAGGATTTCAAATCcataatataacaatttttttgttttgtttgggTAAATTCACTTGATAATGGATTTCAAATTTCCAACTAGTTATCTTTTAGCAgtaattatgtttttttaatgTTAAAAGTTTGTTTGAGCTGCAGACTTTACATATAACAGTTCGTATTTACAAAAATTccatttaaatgaataatttgcgcaaattaaaaatatacccGAACTTAGAAGATGTAATTTGCATTAAGCCTAAACAGGTTATCACCGTCTCTATTGAAGAGAGTTGTAAAATAGAATCAACACAACAGAGATACCAATAATGACAGGAAACGCCGTAACCAGGTAAAGAGCTCCGTATCCCTGCAACAAGTACATGGTCATCAGTGTGGATTCCAATTAGCTCCGAGAATTATTGCAAAATTTTCGAGAAATTTGTTGCGAGCAAGGCACAGAAAACACAGACATGAGATTTTTTATGGCAAATTGTTTGAGGCTAGCGATGTTCGTGAGCAAATATCGTGGAATTTGCCCGTATGGCTCGAGCAATCACCACCATGCTATGGACCAGAAATATTCAGTGTAGCAGCAACAGCCTAGCCCATGTAGGCTAGATGTTTTAATGTTGAGTAAGGAAAAACCTACCACTGCAGGTGGCACTTCCAAATCATCTGTTTCAGCATTTTCAAACTCAGCAGCTGAATCCCAATCTATATTCAGCCTCTTAGAAGCCTCTTTCAGATTCACACCAGTATCTGTAACTTTTGCATATAAAGATTTGCTAGGTTTTTTCTTTGGTGCTTCAACCTACCAAAAAATCATGGAAAATGAAATCAATTTCTGCTATTACTTAACTATTTATAATTGATCCAACTCATGGTTTTATGATCGCTTCAAGAATTACATATATGATCAGAATCCGTTAGACTTGACTTTGAACATTTCTTTTAACACAGTTATCATACAAATCAAtggacaaaaataaaataacataacaGGATATGTAGGGAATAGAGTAGTAACTAGTGTTGAAATAATGAGAGATTATTAGGCCACAGTTGAAGTTTATATTAGGGCCAAAATAATGATATCAACATGTATTGGTGAGCTATTAACGCTCGAGGAAGTGGATAGAGATACAAACTATGACTAAGCATATTCAAACATATATCACATGGAGAAAAGATAGAAATTTATAGTCAACCTCAACTAGTTAGAGAGAGTGAGTGTATGATGAAAACACTGAAGCTTCTACTATAGATTGACAAATTTAGGTACTACATAACTACATAAGACACAACTGTTCCGCAGTTCAGAATCACTTAAAGGTGCTAGTTACCTCCAAATCAGGCCACTGAATCATTTCCTCAGCTAGCATTTGCAAAGCAACAcgattttttggaatttttccTTCATTTACCTAGAATATAATCAAATTCATGTAAAGACTCAAACTCGGGCATATCCACAACTCCAGTATAGAGAATTACCAATTCAAATGACCTTCCATGATCCATCAACCTACCTTTCTTTGTCTGGTTGCACAACCATATATAGtatgtattaaaaaaaacacattacACGTCATCTACATGCGCACCAGTGCCGGGAAGCGTGGATAATAGATGCCTAAattgttttgtgtgtgtgccAACATAAGGATACTAGCTTTCAAGTGAAACCATGCGTCAACCTATGAATCATATGATCTAAAAAGAAAAGAGAGTATATATGCTTCAGACAAATTTCCGGCaatacaaaaataacaaaacattcGACCGAAAAGGATAACAAACGCAAGATATACATCCACCCCATTATGGAAGAGATAGGAAGCCACTGATAATACCGGGCATAGCAACTCAAACTGAAAAGGGAAGATACCTGTACTAAAGCATCAGCCAGATCATCCCTGGTTGGAGCATTTTCGTCATCAATGCCCAGCAGACGCCTCCGCTCAACATCTCTGGGATCTTCTATCATAATAGTCAATTTAACCTTAAAAAGTAATACCATTTCGGATTAAAAAAATGTTCGAAATTGACTAGAGCAAGAAGAGGAAGAGGGTTCAGACGCAAAATTCAGGAGCCAATCAACGAAAACAGATAAGATTCTGGAAACAATAGTTAACATTGAGAAGACGAGATGAAGCCACTACGGGTACAAATTACAATTCCAAGGGCGATAAGCTAAAAAAAGAAGAGGAAAAGAAATATAACCTCGTTGAAGAGCATGTCCCTGTTTTTCTTGAGAAGCTCCAAAGCCTAAATAAGGAATTTCGTAAGTAACAGGTAAGCAGAACAGAAAACAAGTAAACATTTGTTCGAATTGATCAATGCGAAAGAAGAATTGTCGCAACTGATTTAATTTGGGAGACATATTCAAGGTCCTGAGGATCTGGGTCGccatcttcttcttcggtttgtTCTTCGGCGGGTACAGAAGTGGAGGAGATATCTTCTTTGTTGACGAAAACCAACCCAGAAATGGAGCGGTTTCTCCGCCTCGAGACATCTATGCTTCTGCGAAAGGGAAGGTTAAACAAACATACAGACGAGGTTCTTTGGTTGAAACGTGACGCCACCGTCagaggcggcggcggcggcggcggacgCGACACACCGTAAACTCCCATTGACGTCCTTAAATACAAGCGAGATTACGAATTCAGTTTGTATGGATATGATAATTTTCTGTTTCATATTCTCTCTGTGTCTTGTCATCACGTTTAGAATTACCATTATCTCAAGTGAAGATTCACTGAGagttaaattataataatacaCATATTTTTATCCAACTTTTTATTTATGTGTAGTAAAAATATAagattaaaaatacaaaaaggTAGTTATGTTATTAGCTAAAGCTTACTCAGACTGGCAATAGTCTTGAAGTTAAGGTGATTCAATCTCTTGTGCCATAGCCAGTTGCGCTTAGAATTGAAAGCTACGAGGCAAACTGGTTTTCTAGACTGATCATTTCAACATACTTTGTATGTATTTCCATATCTGTTTTCTGTTAGGATAATAtgaccaaaaatatttttaacaagGCATAAGTGTTTTTGAAAGTCAACTATATGCTTATAATCACATAGTTGACTGATACTTATTAAATTATAAGGGCGTTGCTATTCCAATTAATACTCAAATTATTGGttttagaataaaataaatggtAATAAACACTGAAACCAACATATATCGATCAAGATTTTAGCAAGAAACATCTGAATATCGGATCTCCAAACTTACCCGACGTTACTCCTCCTGATCACTATTCGCTTCTTCCCTTACAAAATGTTTTATGTTTCAGCAACAATCTGTTGGTAATCCCAAGGTTTTCTCAGAATCTCTGTTCCATCATTTCAGAAGAAAATCGTATATATATTAGATATGAATTGATGATGCACACATACATTGTGAATTCAGTAAATAAGCTTAAGTGCACCCCGAAATTGGGTTGAATGCAAAactattaattatataataaataattggagatgggattttatatatatagttacCCAAATTGTGTGATATCATGGTTTAATATcttattattttcttatttgacATTTTTTTTCCAGCTGTGAATTATGTACAAAAAATTTAGTTTTCACGTGGCTCCTTCCGACGTGCTTTTTACTAGTCGTGTTGCAAGATTTACTAGTTTTAGATTACTCACTTTAATTAGATTGTTCAAAATTCTTTGGttcatattatttatataattttatgcatGGAGGAAAAACATGATCTTAGGctaattttctttaaaaaaaatcaagatccCCAATTTTTTTAATTCCATATCGGTTGACAGTTAAGTATTTTCCATGGTCAAACCAAAAGAGGAATTGCAATTGGGAAAAAGAatttgcatgttttttttttttttgaaataatagaACTCGtcatttaaaaataatagtaaCAATAATTTCGTTGCTTTTGGAATGAGTATATCACAACTTTCGTGTGATGACTAGAAAAATGCGTCACTTATGGGTGACAGTTTTGATCAATAATCTACCAACATTTTCTTAAATAAATCTATTGTATAAGGTGTTTTCGTGTGATTTATGCTAATATGATTTATAAGATATTGTGTAAACTCAGAATTTATCTAATGCACACACAAAAATAATGATTCTcgtaaaactaaaaataaaaactaaaaaaaaataatacaataaAAAATGTTGAATGACTATTTTTTTAACCGaataaaacccaaaaaaaaaaaaaaatcgatccAAACAATTAATCAAGAATAGTTTAATATAATATCCATGTGCGCGAGCGCGCACATcacaaaatttatttgatttgcctgagattaattaattaattaacactAACTAATTATTTCTTCGAATCATTATCAGATTGGTTACCTGGtcttttaaataaaatcttcttgttcttcttcttatACATCCCGTAGAGATAAGAGCAGAAACCCCAGACGCAGAGCACCGTCGACACCGCCTTGATCCCGCCGAACTTATCCCCGTAAAAGATCACGCCGCCCACGACGTTCGCCCCCATAAGCGCCGTCATGCATATCCCACCCGTCAACGACGTCGTCAAGAACACCATCCCCGCCGTTCCCACGAAGCACAACTGCCACGCAACCAACGTCGCCGCCACAGTCACCCAGTACGCCGCCGCACCTTTATCGAACACCCTCGTGCTCTCCACCTTCATAACCGAAAACCCACCATGCGAAGCACCCATGCCCACAGTGGCCAAAGCCGTGGCCGCCATTTCCATAACCAGCTGCATCTCCAGCACCATACCGTAGCAGTCCACTTTCCTGTATATAAGCTCCATCACAGGGAGATACAAGGCGAACAGCAATCCCGCGCCTATGGTCGACAAGAATCCCACCAAGTACTGGGAACCAGTCAAACCAGGGGGCTTGTCGTGGCTGGAACCCAAGGCTATAAGCACCGAACTCACCGTCAAAAGCAGGACGCAGTTGAGGTTCGTGAAGGAGGCCTTTTGTTTCACCAGAAGCATGGAGAGCACGAGATTGAAAGCCAACTGGGAAGACAGGAGAAGGGAATTCGTGGAGACGGGTAGATAAGAAGTCCCCCAAGAAATCAGAAGATTGTTGAGACCCATGAACAAGCCCACAATCACAGACAGAAGGAAAAGCTTGAGAGTGAATCCAGAGAAAGGTTTCCTCTTATGGGAAGATTTGGAAAGATAGTAAGGGAGATATATAGGAAGCAGCAGCACAGGAAAACCTGCGGACTGAACCCATGTGGAGACCCATCTGCTGGAACCTTTGTGGATGAAGTAGTATTTGGTGATTAGGCTCGCAGAAACAGAACCCACAAAAAGACAGGCGTAATTTATCAGTAGAAGAAGAGTGTTTTGGGCTTTTTTAGCAGTTCCAGCTTCTTGTGCTTTTCCTGCTTGTTCTTCAGGCACTGTGGTTTCTTGGATCTTGATGAACACCTCGTGATCTGCTTCGATTTCTGGTTTACTCTTTTCATATTTGATAATTGGTGAAAGTTGAATGCCTTCTTGATTTGCTGCTTTTGGCGTCTCCAGTGAAGTTTGGCCGGACATGTTTATAATAATGTCTGTGTCACCTTTGCAAAGCCAAAAGAATATGATAATTAAGAATTGTTGCACTAATTGGTTTCAGGTCTATGATCATATTTTATGGGAGCATCATGCATGAACAAAAAAGTTGCAACAAATTATAAGCAAAATTTCTCGCACCTAGGAACATAAAACTATGTTGTTTAACAAACAAATTCAAAAGAAGCAGCATTATTTTCGATAATATGACGATTTAGTAGTTACCAGCTAGATTTTCGAGTCCGAGTTTTAaaggaaaatagttttttttgaGAACTTAATTCATTAGCGGAAACAAAACATCAGAAATCAAAGAGGAAGGAGGCATAGCCCACCCCTCTTCATCAGACATAAAATCAGTCGCCCTTGCATGGACTGCTTGATTCAATGATCTAAGAACAAAAGCAAAAGTATACTTAACTAAATCTGATGATAAGATCAGTTTACGATAATCCATAATCAATCCAAGTATAGAAGGATCTGAATTTAATCTTTGGAGGGCATCCATTATAAGTTTGGCACCAGAATATTCCAACTACGTACAATTTTCTATCTATTTTCAAAGTTTGGTTTTTGTAAATggacaaaaatccaaaaaacgaAACGATCGagttaatgaatcaaaaaataataattttcgtACCTTTTAATTGTCTACTCATCTTGTTAGGAAAACAATTTCTATTACTCGCCCACGGCAgtcataatatataataatgtgTGTTCTTGTGTGTGTAGTTCTTTAACGAATGTGTTAAAAACACAGGACTGCGCGCAGTTTTCAACTCTGTGATCCCGTAttgttgattttgattttttttattgatatctATCTAACTATCTAGAAAAATGTTATATGTATAATGGAGATTGCACGTTATctttaaaatacaaaattattttaatgaaaaaatctttatttttaaatatttaaagtgcTTACTCTTCAATGTAGATATTatgttttcataaccggaccggtgatcgaaccggtttACCTTAAAAAAAACGGTCCAACCGGTCGGATCGTTTTAACCGGTCGGAccggaaaaccgtttatataatacaatataattaataatatattttaaatttttaaaacctaaaagatgtatataaatagaaaaatatataaatttattatagtttgaaaactaaataaccatataaatatattcaaaatattaattttagttatatattttttaaaaattaattaattaattaaaaaatctaatatcactaaaataatatttttcatgaagtacaaattccaaataatgttgtatatatatattaaaatattaaattaagattttaaaattaaaaatatattttttcaaaaaaaattaaaaaaaatgggaAAACCGGTTGAACCGTTTCTTGACCGGTTGTGGGCCGATTTTTTGACCGGTTCGAtcggttcttgaccggttttgaccggttctgaTCGTAAAAACGGGTTTTAGGAGCAATCCGGACCGGACCAGTGACCGGTTCCTGGTCGAACCGGTTGAATcggccggtccggtccggttTTGAAAACATGGAGATATAGCATAACCATCTAGCTATTTAGATATACTACATATATATAACAGAAAAAATTCGTAAGATTTTCACCTACATTTGTTTTCAGAAAAGACCCCAATCAGATGGATGCGTATGATGTAGATCTAGCTTTGATTTGCCTGATAATATCACCGCACTCCCAACCCTTATTTTATGAATAAGAGAGAGATTTGGAGAGAGACAACTATTATTTGGTGGGTGTATTATGGCCTCTATATATAGTTCAATAAGATTTCTGAAATGTAACAAAATCTAGCAAATAAATATTCACACAAAATCCTCGTGAGATTATTAGATAGGAATTAGCTTAGATAGAGGGGGAAGAGAACAAGATAGATGTGCTGCAATACATCACGATATTGTTTTATGATGCATTTGAATTATAAAAAGA
It encodes:
- the LOC140892248 gene encoding ycf3-interacting protein 1, chloroplastic; translation: MGVYGVSRPPPPPPPLTVASRFNQRTSSVCLFNLPFRRSIDVSRRRNRSISGLVFVNKEDISSTSVPAEEQTEEEDGDPDPQDLEYVSQIKSALELLKKNRDMLFNEVKLTIMIEDPRDVERRRLLGIDDENAPTRDDLADALVQVNEGKIPKNRVALQMLAEEMIQWPDLEVEAPKKKPSKSLYAKVTDTGVNLKEASKRLNIDWDSAAEFENAETDDLEVPPAVGYGALYLVTAFPVIIGISVVLILFYNSLQ
- the LOC140892247 gene encoding probable purine permease 4 isoform X2, giving the protein MSGQTSLETPKAANQEGIQLSPIIKYEKSKPEIEADHEVFIKIQETTVPEEQAGKAQEAGTAKKAQNTLLLLINYACLFVGSVSASLITKYYFIHKGSSRWVSTWVQSAGFPVLLLPIYLPYYLSKSSHKRKPFSGFTLKLFLLSVIVGLFMGLNNLLISWGTSYLPVSTNSLLLSSQLAFNLVLSMLLVKQKASFTNLNCVLLLTVSSVLIALGSSHDKPPGLTGSQYLVGFLSTIGAGLLFALYLPVMELIYRKVDCYGMVLEMQLVMEMAATALATVGMGASHGGFSVMKVESTRVFDKGAAAYWVTVAATLVAWQLCFVGTAGMVFLTTSLTGGICMTALMGANVVGGVIFYGDKFGGIKAVSTVLCVWGFCSYLYGMYKKKNKKILFKRPEILRKPWDYQQIVAET
- the LOC140892247 gene encoding probable purine permease 4 isoform X1, whose product is MSRQLKGDTDIIINMSGQTSLETPKAANQEGIQLSPIIKYEKSKPEIEADHEVFIKIQETTVPEEQAGKAQEAGTAKKAQNTLLLLINYACLFVGSVSASLITKYYFIHKGSSRWVSTWVQSAGFPVLLLPIYLPYYLSKSSHKRKPFSGFTLKLFLLSVIVGLFMGLNNLLISWGTSYLPVSTNSLLLSSQLAFNLVLSMLLVKQKASFTNLNCVLLLTVSSVLIALGSSHDKPPGLTGSQYLVGFLSTIGAGLLFALYLPVMELIYRKVDCYGMVLEMQLVMEMAATALATVGMGASHGGFSVMKVESTRVFDKGAAAYWVTVAATLVAWQLCFVGTAGMVFLTTSLTGGICMTALMGANVVGGVIFYGDKFGGIKAVSTVLCVWGFCSYLYGMYKKKNKKILFKRPEILRKPWDYQQIVAET